The DNA sequence tgctctctgcgcttttaacggacctctgagactatcacagtgcaggtgcatttatacggagacttgattacacacaggtggattgtatttatcatcattagtcatttaggtcaacattggatcattcagagatcctcactgaacttctggagagagtttgctgcactgaaagtaaaggggctgaataattttgcatatAGAATTTGATGTAATAGCTAGCTAGGCCTTTCCTAGCAGATATTACCACACCACACCCAATATGCCTATGGCATGTGTCTGCAGAGGAATGTGCTAAAGGCTAGTATGCACCACAAATATTCTGCTTGAGATGGAGCTACtcacacatcaccatcaccaacccatctgagggtgaggagaggaggggaggagaggattgggtggggggagagataggaggatgagaggagggaggtgggaaaaggggaggggggagagaaggaatgaGGGGTTGAGGGTggtggaagagagaagagggggagtagaaggagagaggaggtgcagCAGGGTTGAAAAAGCTCCAGATGAGCAGATGTTTTTCCTGACGATCTGACATGTGAGATTCTtgtgtttatttatgtttttcaGAAATACTGCCCAGGCTGGCAGTCACAGATTCTTAGAAGTTTATGCAGCTGTACATATTGGCATGTAAAGGTAACATATTGGATTAGAGAAGAGGCTTGGAATCCGAGCTACATCGGATAGGACAAGCTATACTTCATCACTGCAAATGAGAACAGTAAGAGAGCGACCCATCGTGACTGGTGTCAAATTCACTGGTCCATGTGAAATagcacacattacacacattatTGATATATGACCTGAGGGTGGAAATAGGCTGAATACTggatatactgtaactacaaGTCCATAATGTCCGCTCTGCACACATATTGTATGCATACTTGCATTTAAAAGTACAGTATATGAATTCATGACTttattgatttgatttaatacacATAATTCTGTGCATTTTTGGCACAAAATAAATGCATCACTTCCATGATTAGATTTACTTGTGACTCGGCAGATATCTTTTTAAACCAGGGCTATATCTGGCCTCCATGTGCTGTGCTCCAGTTTCCCAGCCTAAAGCAGCAGAGATATAGCTGCGTCATTGTGTCTTTTAGGCAGTCTCTCAGAGACAGAAACCATTCAGAAACCCAGCCAGTGCTGCCACCTTCTGGACACTAGAGGTTTGTGGGACTTGGTCTTAATGACGTCATTGTGATGGGTAAATAGATCAGACGATAACGCCAAAGTAAGAGCATCATTAGAAATGTAAGTCATGCAGACAGGTTGTTAGGCGATAAGCCCTTCACACAATATAACCTGTTCTCATGTGCATAGGATGGGAAACGTATGCTCTATTAATGTTCCTGTTGTTTTATGTTcgttatttagactattttctgtGAATTATATCACGGGTAGTCCTTGAATCGTTACAATAATGTATGTTTTCATTGAGTGCGttataaaatgtgtaaaaagtgacTGCCGGTATTTTGCAACATTTCTTATAACGGTCTCATGAAAATCAAGATAGATTCATGAGTAGCTGTGTTGAGTCCAGTATCCATTCGTCATAACGTTGTTTAAATTCAATGCTGTATTAGCGGCTGTGATTAGATACTAATGCTATCTATACAAGAGGCTTCGGCTTTTCAGAAACTTGTGGAATGTCACTTGCACCCAACAGCCACTAGATGGCCCTCCTTACTTTAGTGAACTATTACAGTACATCAACACAGCACTAGCCTACTTCACTTAGTCATCAAACAAATCCCATTATTATATCCTCTCTATTCCAAAGCAGGTTTTCTCACTGACCTATGCATATATCTTGATTATATCAATGGACTAGGTTATTATAAGCTATGTAAGCTAATGAAATATCAATCAATGCAAATTCAATTGGACAGACACAGACGTTGGGGCTGGAATTAAATAAGCAAAGTGTTAAAGGTCAATCCAATGTTAACAACTTAATTGGGCCGGGAGGCTGAGAGGCCTGGTGGTTATTGTTTCTGTCGCCCCTATGTCTGTCTGCTCTAGTTGACATTTCACTAAATTAAAATGAACAACAAAAGAATGAGCATTCTAAGCAGGCTGCTTCAGCTCATTGTCATTTGTAGAACCAGAAAGACTGTTGTAACAAATAACTGTGGCTATGTTCTGTGCTGAAGTTGTCTGGGCACTGGGATCATATGTAATACCTGTATTTACATGGTAGTTACAGTGTcattacaatgtaggtgcacgtTGTTACATTACAAGGCCTGTTTGCATACTGTGATGCAGAGGTTTGCAAAAGGGGAGAGATAGTAGactacatatacagttgaagtcagaagtttacacacaccttatccaaatatatttaaactctgtttttcacaattcctgacatttaatcctagtaaaaaatctctttctttggtcagttaggatcaccactttattttatgaatataaaatgtcagaataatagtcgagataattatttatttcagctttttttatttatttcatcacattcccagtgggtcattagtatttggtagcattgcccttaaattgtttaacttgggtcaaatgtttcaggtagccttccacaagattcccacaatatttgggtgaattttggcccattcctcctgacagagttggtgtaactgagtcaggtttgtaggcctccttactctcACATGCTTTTCAGCAcggcccacaaattttctataggactgaggtcagggctttgtgatgacaaCTCTAATACATTGAcgttgttgtctttaagccattttgccacaactttgaaagtatgcttggggtcattgtccatttggaagacccgtttgcgaccaagctttaacttcctgactgatgtcttgagatgttgcttcaatatatccacataattttcctgcctcatgatgccatctattttgtgaagtgcaccagtccctcctgcagcaaagcacccccacaacatgatgctgccacccccgtgcttcacggttggaatggtgttcttcggtttgcaagcctccccctatgtcctccaaacataacaatggtcattatggccaaacatttatatttttgtgtcatcagaacagaggacatttctccaaaaagtatgatctttgcccccatgtgcagttgcaaaccgtaggcttttttatggcggttttggagcagtggcttcttccttgctgagcggcgtttcaggttatgtcgatattggactcattttactgtggatatagatacttctgtacttgtttcctccagcatcttcacatggtcctttgctgttgttctgggattggtttgcactttttgaaccaaagtacgttcatctttaggaggcagaacgcgtctcttttctgagaggtatgacggctgcgtggtcccatggtgtttatacttgcgtactattgtttgtacagatgaacgtagtaccttcaggcgtttggaaattgctcccaaagatgccACCAAGGAAAGGTAGAGTGTATtttgtaaagggttagggttagatgttaaCTGAAGCTGTGCTCCAGCAGTAGCAGCTGTCTGAGTGGATGAGGATCTGTAGGGACACACTGCGGAGAGATGTCTAATtagatcacacagacacacacgcgcacgcagacccacacacacgtacgcgcaccacacacacacacacacacacacacacacacacacacacacacacacacacacacacacacaaagacagtggCATCGCTCTGGGCATACAGCTATTTTAGGAGTGGTCTAAATGGAAAACTCTCCATGCGTTTTATGAATCCTCAGACAAACAGAACTCTGCTTTACATAGTCTCAAAGTATGACACGTAAAGTATTGCACAGTACATAAAGTTCCACATACAGTAACTGTAATTCATACAATGTTACACAGTGTTACTGTAATTATGTCTGGACACAAATTAACAGTATGTGACCAAAATGAAATGCTTGCATGATACATGTTCCCTCATAGTTTTGTTTTATTACATTGTTCCTTACCAATCATTCACATCATTTAACACATTTAACAGAGGTTTAACATTGTTGAGAAATCTACAGGAAAATCATCATGTCACTAACAGTGCCAATTCAAAGTCGTAAATTCTAGCTACATTCAACAAACCTCAGTCAGAGTTTGAATTACAACATGTGGGAAAACCCACAGACCCAACAGGTTCCACCCAGTTCAGCAAAATATCACAATATCATTACACAAATTTTCCTCTTGAATCTGATTGGCTCGTCAGAGAAATACTGGCAGTCCAGTGTCCAGATGGGCATTTTTGGACAGTCATCGGGCGGAAacaaacgcacacaaacacacacacacaggcttttctGGTTACCCCTAGTGTGTTTTGAAGTGTTCATCCTCAAtttctgagagtgtgtgtgtgtcgatgaaACCCTGTTCCATCAATTACCCAGGTGGCTGGGGCACACAGATTCATTTTCAGCCCTTAAATGCAAAGCTCTCTTGTTCTGCAGATACAATCCCTTATCATCCATAATATCAATCCCTTATCATCCATAATATCAATCCCTTCTCATCCATAATATCAATCCCTTATCATCCATAATATCAATCCCTTCTGATCCATAATATCAATCCCTTATCATCCATAATATCCTCACCCCAGCTCATCTTGTATAAGACCGCTGCCAGTTGTAGATAGTGTGAATATTATGTGAGCATGCGGGCAGCCTCTTACAGCTACTGACACTACGATGTCTGAAGACTTTGCCCTGGCTGCTACCCCCCAGGCCCCTCCGTCTGGCAGCCTGCTTAGCCCTCTCCTCTGCCGCAATGAAGTCCGTGGTGGCTCTAAAGAACTCCAGCAGGGCCTGGTGGCTCCAGCTAGTCCCAGGGGTCCCTCCACCGGTCACTCCCCCAGAGAAAGCACTCCCTTCCTGGGTATTAAAGCCACAGTGTCCCCCCCTGGTGGTCAGCAGCAGGAAGAAGTGGGGGTTGCTCTCGAAGAGTTCCAGGGGTAGGGTAGACTGGGGGTCTCCTCTGATAGGGTCATCCTGAGCACAGACACTCAGAACGGGGATGGCGACTTCGTCTACGTCCCGGAGGGGTTCATTGCGTTCCCAGTAGGCCTCCCAGGCTCccccactgctgctgctggtgcCCGCTGCTAGGGCCAGGGCTCCTTTAGGGCCTGGCTGCTGGCAGAACAGCACCTCCTCCAGGCCACGCAGGGAACAGCTGGAGAAAAGGGTGTCGGTGTGCACTGTCTCACCCAGCACTGTCCTGTACCTAGATATACAGtacacagacatgaacacacacacgcaaacaaagAGACAGACCCACAACacccacacatacccacacacacaaacaagtacAATCAGTAAATAAAGTACAATCAGTAAATACATTTAGAAGAGCTGCAAGGCTCTGTAACATCCTTGTTAGCATTGATTGTGAAACCACAAGTTGGGTCCCGATGCCCCGCTCGATCAATAGCACTGTGGGCAGGACACCGGTTGCCATGGTTATGGTATTGTATTTTAATAAAATCCTATAATATCAGGGTATTTGACATCgttccctttcttctcctcttctcaatcaggtttctctatctctccaccatcccctctccctcatccctccctttCCATCCTtactctgtgtgtttgtccccttctaccctctccctcccctctccctcccttcctccccactcccttccttcctccatcCTTTACCTGCTTAGGCATATCCTCTGGTAAGTCACCAGAGCCCAGTGTAGGGGCCAGATGGGTCCTTTCTCAAACCAGCTCTGGCAGCGGAACACTGGCGAGAGGCAGGCGGCGGCCGTCACGTAGCTGGATGAACCACACTCTCCCAGGTAGGCGAGGAGGAGACCGGACCCGGTGCTCTCGCTCACCGCGTACAGCCGGCTCACAGGCTGCCTGTAGCGCACGTAGCGCACGGCCTCGCGTAGGTCACCTGGGTCGCCAAACTGCTGCAGCTTGACGGTGCTGAGGGGGGTGGCGTTGTGGCTGCGCCGGTTAAACACCACGGGTAGGTAGCCATGGGACAACGCCACCTCACAGAGCTGAAGGACATAGAAACAGAACATAATGTAATTCATAGTGTTAGGTCAATGTAAAAGCCCTATTTAAATACATCAATTCATTAATGCATGATGTTTCAACTGACTATGAACTGTAACAACACCAACACAGGCTGCATCTGacatggcatcctattccctatatagtgcactaattgtAAAAAGTAGtccactttatagggaatagggtgccatttgaaacacACCAACAGAGTATGAATGTACAGCTTCACAGAGATATAAAAAGACAGGGAttagagagagaccaagaggaGGTGTAACAGATACATTAAATATTTACAGAGCTAAGAAACTCGCAAGAGCACTTATACCTGGATATCATCTTTTCTCTCTgcgtttctctctttcctctgtctcaacctttccttctctttctcttcctcccgctgtctctctctgtctgtctctttctcaacatctctctctccctctctctgaatgAATTCATCCTACTATTATCGTGGATCACAGTAGTATTGAGGTGGCGACACTATTTCATTGAAGTACAGTTTTCCAACATAAGGATGATGAGGTATAAAGCAGATCATCTTTGCTCCAGTCCTCCATTCGTTTTCCCTCTGGACTTCTGGACGATGCTGCCAGTGTCGATCCCATGAGGAATTCTTGTCACTGAGACTCGAGAAACGCGGAAGTATGCACACGCCAACACTCACACTTAAACTCATGCCTGTACAGTCgcagacacacacctacacactgtcactcagaagcATGCACACGCCTGCACAAAACACCTGCAGTACATCCTGCCACACATATGCCTACACAGACCCCTGCACACACTCATGTGTAtgcatctgcacacacatttacacactgcCACATTCTTCAGACAAACGATGCCAAACTTTCACAAACTCCCACAAATATTGAAGGTCCACCATTCAGCCTGAACATAGCTCTGTGAACAAGACCAAAGGGATTTGTCTCTGACTCAACCAACCGTAGAAATGGAGGAAGTAGAAATGACATCATCGCTCTAATAACACAGCTGTTAAATGCAGAGGTAAAGTCATCATGCTGAAGGGCTATCACAGTCAAGTTCATCATGCTGAAGGGCTATCACAGTCAAGTTCATCATACTGGAGGGGTATCACAGTCAAGTTCATCATACTGGAGGGGTATCACAGTCAAGTTCATCATACTGGAGGGTATCACAGTCAAGTTCATCATACTGGAGGGGTATCACAGTCAAGTTCATCATACTGGAGGGTATCACAGTCAAGTTCATCATACTGGAGGGGTATCACAGTC is a window from the Oncorhynchus mykiss isolate Arlee chromosome 24, USDA_OmykA_1.1, whole genome shotgun sequence genome containing:
- the abhd15a gene encoding protein ABHD15, producing MLEWLVVLCIVILVAVIWPASKYFGTQGEPDALLQRLGISRRQTKERVSERCVSDREVPGDCANAQTPDLEGENKVPAVALICKPSALANYLLKHCRTFSNFTACTGWTWRASAFLQTVYGACWPYKSRVHFVRDYLQLSDDGLVALDWAVSVAGASYQKRRRTSSNSTSPILLIIPNSFGKITRNVLKLCEVALSHGYLPVVFNRRSHNATPLSTVKLQQFGDPGDLREAVRYVRYRQPVSRLYAVSESTGSGLLLAYLGECGSSSYVTAAACLSPVFRCQSWFEKGPIWPLHWALVTYQRICLSRYRTVLGETVHTDTLFSSCSLRGLEEVLFCQQPGPKGALALAAGTSSSSGGAWEAYWERNEPLRDVDEVAIPVLSVCAQDDPIRGDPQSTLPLELFESNPHFFLLLTTRGGHCGFNTQEGSAFSGGVTGGGTPGTSWSHQALLEFFRATTDFIAAEERAKQAARRRGLGGSSQGKVFRHRSVSSCKRLPACSHNIHTIYNWQRSYTR